A genome region from Arthrobacter sp. SLBN-100 includes the following:
- a CDS encoding urease subunit gamma translates to MHLMPREQEKLLIVVAADLARRRQARGLKLNYPEAVAIISYELIEGARDGRTVAELMSYGTTLLAREDVMEGVPEMIHDVQIEATFPDGTKLVTVHDPIR, encoded by the coding sequence ATGCATCTCATGCCACGTGAGCAGGAAAAGCTTCTGATCGTAGTGGCCGCAGATCTGGCCCGACGCCGCCAGGCCCGCGGGCTCAAGCTCAACTACCCCGAGGCCGTGGCCATCATCAGTTACGAATTGATCGAGGGTGCCCGGGACGGCCGCACCGTTGCGGAGCTGATGAGCTACGGCACCACCCTGTTGGCCCGGGAGGACGTGATGGAGGGCGTGCCGGAAATGATCCACGACGTGCAGATCGAGGCAACCTTCCCGGACGGCACCAAGCTCGTCACCGTCCACGATCCCATCCGCTGA
- a CDS encoding urease subunit beta, giving the protein MIPGEYILRLESVTANAGREAIDVVVTNTGDRPVQVGSHFHFAEANAALAFDREAAYGRRLDIPAGTAARFEPGDSRNVRLIQLAGSREVHGLSNAVNGPLLRGLESGGPGQDAKETAQ; this is encoded by the coding sequence ATGATTCCAGGAGAGTACATCCTCCGCCTTGAATCGGTGACGGCGAACGCCGGCCGGGAGGCGATCGACGTCGTCGTCACCAACACCGGCGACAGGCCAGTCCAGGTGGGCTCGCACTTCCACTTTGCCGAAGCCAACGCCGCGCTGGCCTTTGACCGCGAAGCAGCCTACGGCCGCCGGCTGGACATACCCGCCGGCACCGCTGCCAGGTTCGAACCGGGGGACTCCCGGAACGTGCGGCTGATCCAACTTGCTGGCAGCCGCGAGGTGCACGGCCTGAGCAACGCCGTCAACGGGCCGTTGCTGCGCGGACTGGAGTCCGGCGGCCCCGGCCAAGACGCGAAGGAGACTGCCCAGTGA
- the ureC gene encoding urease subunit alpha, protein MSFEIPRRQYADLYGPTAGDAIRLADTELFLEIEKDLTVYGEEVVFGGGKVIRDGMGQNGQAVRDEDIPDTVITNVVILDYTGICKADVALKDGHIFRIGKAGNPQITDGVDIVIGASTEIIAGERKILTAGGVDTHIHFISPDQIPTALASGITTMIGGGTGPAEGTKATTVTPGKWHIQRMLQAAEGFPVNIGLLGKGHASAVEPLAEQIRAGAIGLKVHEDWGSTTSSIDTSLTVADEYDVQVAIHTDTLNECGFVEDTIRAINGRVIHTFHTEGAGGGHAPDIIKIAGMPNVLPASTNPTLPYTRNTIEEHLDMLMVCHHLNPDIPEDVAFADSRIRAETIAAEDVLQDLGIFSITSSDSQAMGRVGEVITRTWQVADKMKRQRGVLQDPRGDKAAGAHGSAAGLGAASDNFRLKRYVAKYTINPAIAQGIADSVGSVEVGKLADLVLWDPAFFGVKPELVLKGGQIAYALMGDANASIPTPQPRTMRPMFGSFGKAVQQCSITFLSQAAIEAGVPHELGLEKVIRPVSGIRTLTKADLKYNDATPDIQVDPETYQVTVDGEDVTCEPSDVLPMAQRYFLF, encoded by the coding sequence GTGAGCTTCGAGATTCCCCGGCGGCAGTACGCCGATCTTTACGGCCCGACTGCCGGTGATGCGATCCGCCTGGCGGACACCGAACTGTTCCTCGAGATCGAGAAGGACCTCACGGTCTATGGCGAGGAAGTGGTGTTCGGCGGCGGCAAGGTGATCCGCGACGGCATGGGCCAGAACGGCCAGGCGGTCCGCGACGAGGACATCCCCGATACCGTGATCACCAACGTGGTGATCCTGGATTACACCGGCATCTGCAAGGCGGACGTCGCGCTGAAGGACGGGCACATCTTCAGGATCGGCAAGGCCGGCAATCCGCAGATCACCGATGGCGTGGACATCGTGATCGGCGCCAGCACCGAAATCATCGCGGGAGAACGCAAGATCCTCACCGCCGGCGGCGTGGACACCCACATCCATTTCATCTCCCCGGACCAGATCCCCACAGCGCTGGCCAGCGGCATAACCACCATGATCGGCGGCGGCACCGGCCCGGCCGAAGGCACCAAGGCCACCACCGTCACTCCGGGAAAGTGGCACATCCAGCGGATGCTGCAGGCGGCTGAGGGATTCCCCGTGAACATCGGCCTGTTGGGCAAGGGCCATGCGTCCGCCGTCGAACCCCTGGCCGAGCAGATCCGCGCGGGCGCCATTGGCCTGAAGGTCCACGAGGACTGGGGGTCCACTACCTCCTCGATAGACACGTCCCTGACCGTGGCGGACGAGTACGACGTCCAGGTGGCCATCCACACCGACACGCTGAACGAGTGCGGCTTCGTGGAGGACACCATCCGCGCCATCAACGGCCGCGTCATCCACACTTTCCACACCGAAGGCGCCGGCGGCGGCCACGCGCCGGACATCATCAAGATCGCCGGGATGCCCAACGTTCTGCCGGCGTCCACCAACCCCACGCTTCCGTACACGCGCAACACCATTGAAGAGCACCTGGACATGCTGATGGTTTGCCACCACCTCAACCCGGACATCCCCGAGGACGTGGCCTTCGCCGATTCCCGGATCCGGGCCGAGACCATCGCCGCGGAGGACGTGCTGCAGGACCTCGGAATCTTCTCCATCACCTCATCGGACTCCCAGGCCATGGGCCGGGTGGGCGAGGTGATCACCCGCACGTGGCAGGTGGCGGACAAGATGAAGAGGCAGCGCGGGGTGTTGCAGGACCCCCGGGGGGACAAAGCAGCCGGAGCGCACGGTTCCGCGGCGGGCCTGGGCGCAGCCAGCGACAACTTCCGGCTCAAGCGCTACGTGGCCAAGTACACCATCAACCCGGCCATCGCCCAGGGCATCGCGGACTCCGTGGGCTCGGTGGAGGTGGGCAAGCTCGCGGACCTGGTGCTGTGGGATCCGGCCTTCTTCGGCGTGAAACCGGAGCTGGTGCTCAAGGGCGGCCAGATTGCCTACGCGCTCATGGGCGACGCCAATGCCTCCATTCCCACCCCGCAGCCCCGCACCATGCGCCCGATGTTCGGCTCGTTCGGCAAAGCAGTCCAGCAGTGCTCCATCACGTTCCTGTCCCAAGCTGCCATCGAGGCCGGCGTACCCCACGAGCTGGGGCTTGAGAAAGTCATCCGGCCCGTCTCGGGCATCCGCACCTTGACCAAAGCGGACCTCAAGTACAACGACGCGACGCCGGACATCCAGGTGGACCCGGAAACCTACCAGGTGACGGTGGACGGCGAAGACGTCACCTGCGAGCCGTCCGATGTCCTGCCCATGGCCCAGCGCTACTTCCTGTTCTAG
- the ureE gene encoding urease accessory protein UreE — protein MIIEKVLGNLHELPDPHAYAHLHQEKVVLPSAQLVKRIQRATTDHGKEIGIRLPPGSGDLRDGDILHVEESNMIVVSVLPTDVLVIAPRSVHEMGVVAHSLGNRHLQAQFFDSASEYGAEVMVCAYDHTVEDYLRHNSVPYSRQDRVMPVPFRHAEHSH, from the coding sequence GTGATCATCGAAAAAGTCCTCGGCAACCTGCACGAACTGCCGGATCCCCACGCCTACGCCCACCTGCACCAGGAAAAAGTGGTCCTGCCCAGCGCCCAGCTGGTCAAACGGATCCAGCGCGCCACCACCGACCACGGCAAGGAGATCGGCATCCGGCTGCCCCCGGGTTCCGGCGACCTTCGCGACGGCGACATCCTGCACGTGGAAGAGTCCAACATGATCGTGGTGTCCGTGCTGCCCACCGATGTGCTCGTGATCGCGCCCCGTTCCGTACACGAGATGGGCGTCGTGGCGCACTCCCTCGGCAACCGGCATCTCCAGGCCCAGTTCTTTGACTCGGCGTCCGAGTACGGGGCCGAGGTCATGGTGTGCGCCTACGACCACACCGTCGAGGACTACCTCCGCCACAACTCAGTGCCCTACTCCCGCCAGGACCGCGTCATGCCTGTGCCTTTCCGCCATGCTGAGCACTCGCACTAG
- a CDS encoding urease accessory protein UreF → MSYQLALQQLTDSALPTGAFAHSLGFEGYVDAGVVRDEASFRVWLSAFIGQQLTYSDGLAIRFLYEGADVGELDALLSASLLARQVREASVKMGLRLLEIGAEVFPSPELELYRDMVTTGRAAGHQPLAFAVVALSLGVPLQEALAAYLFATATSLTQNAVRAIPLGQNAGQRLLRQAADDVAAAAERIPHLAADDFGAVSPGLEISQMRHERQRARMFMS, encoded by the coding sequence ATGAGCTATCAGCTTGCTTTGCAGCAACTTACTGATTCCGCTTTGCCTACTGGGGCTTTTGCGCACTCTCTTGGATTTGAGGGCTACGTCGATGCCGGTGTTGTTCGTGATGAGGCGTCGTTCCGGGTGTGGCTGTCTGCTTTTATCGGGCAGCAGTTGACCTATTCGGATGGGTTGGCCATTCGGTTTTTGTATGAGGGTGCTGATGTTGGGGAGCTCGATGCGCTGCTCTCTGCTTCCCTTTTGGCCCGGCAGGTTCGGGAGGCCTCCGTCAAGATGGGGCTCCGGCTGTTGGAGATCGGTGCTGAGGTTTTTCCTTCGCCTGAGCTGGAGCTGTACCGGGACATGGTGACCACCGGTCGTGCCGCCGGGCATCAGCCGCTGGCGTTCGCCGTCGTTGCCCTTTCACTCGGCGTGCCGCTGCAGGAGGCGCTCGCCGCCTACCTTTTCGCCACCGCCACGTCCCTGACGCAGAACGCCGTCCGCGCCATCCCGCTGGGCCAGAACGCCGGCCAGCGTCTCCTCAGGCAAGCGGCCGACGACGTCGCTGCCGCCGCCGAGCGGATCCCGCACCTGGCGGCGGACGACTTCGGTGCCGTCAGCCCCGGACTCGAAATTTCGCAAATGCGGCACGAACGGCAACGTGCCCGGATGTTCATGAGCTAG
- the ureG gene encoding urease accessory protein UreG, giving the protein MSEPIKIGIGGPVGAGKTQLVERLTRHMSGEISMAAITNDIYTIEDARILAANGVLPVDRIIGVETGGCPHTAIREDTSMNTAAIEELKARHPDLQVIFVESGGDNLSATFSPELVDFSIYIIDVAQGEKIPRKAGQGMIKSDLFIINKTDLAPHVGADLKVMERDSREFRGNKPFCFTNLKTDEGLDAVIDWVRRDVLMLDLAT; this is encoded by the coding sequence ATGAGCGAACCCATCAAGATCGGCATCGGCGGACCCGTTGGAGCAGGCAAGACCCAACTCGTGGAGCGCCTCACCCGGCACATGAGCGGCGAAATCTCCATGGCCGCCATCACCAACGACATCTACACCATCGAGGACGCCAGAATCCTCGCCGCCAACGGCGTCCTCCCCGTGGACCGGATCATCGGCGTCGAAACCGGCGGCTGCCCGCACACCGCCATCCGTGAAGACACCTCCATGAACACCGCCGCCATCGAGGAACTCAAAGCCCGCCACCCCGACCTGCAGGTCATCTTTGTCGAATCCGGCGGCGACAACCTCTCCGCCACCTTCAGCCCCGAACTCGTCGACTTCTCCATCTACATCATCGACGTGGCCCAAGGCGAGAAAATTCCCCGCAAAGCCGGCCAAGGCATGATCAAGTCCGACCTCTTCATCATCAACAAAACCGACCTCGCACCACATGTTGGCGCAGACCTGAAGGTCATGGAGCGGGATTCGCGGGAATTCAGGGGCAACAAACCTTTCTGCTTCACGAACCTCAAGACCGACGAAGGGCTCGACGCCGTCATCGACTGGGTGCGCCGGGATGTCCTGATGCTTGATCTGGCCACATGA
- a CDS encoding urease accessory protein UreD, with product MSTTAAPATPAASPDVRGRARPQPPPTLASSSRGPRGSGPPTRPTTPRPLTPGSAASAVESPRGVLELVIGERGGRSIASRQFHEGALRVLRPHYLDDSGQVCYVVVNPGGAYLGADLYLLDVEVQDGASLVFTTQSATKVYRTPGSFAEQRMVVRLGEGARLELMPDQLIAYREASYRQLTSVTVRPSSSLVMAEVVTPGWSPDGAAFRYEEVRLRNAIHVEADEGTRVMALDNLLIRPPSGDVTGLGFMEGFSHLGSLIVADPRVDQALADELHHLTSKNDALTGISLTRTVQGTTGLVLRSLSNSTGELNLLLGACTALLRKRWYGQEPLNLRKH from the coding sequence ATGAGCACGACGGCGGCGCCCGCGACTCCGGCGGCTTCACCGGATGTAAGGGGCCGTGCCCGTCCCCAGCCGCCCCCAACGCTCGCAAGCTCGAGTCGGGGCCCTCGCGGCAGTGGGCCCCCCACGAGGCCCACCACGCCGCGGCCCCTTACACCCGGCTCCGCCGCCTCTGCGGTTGAGTCGCCTCGAGGCGTGCTTGAGCTCGTTATCGGTGAACGTGGTGGGCGTTCCATAGCGTCCCGGCAATTTCATGAGGGCGCTCTGCGGGTTTTGCGGCCGCATTACCTTGATGACTCGGGGCAGGTTTGCTATGTCGTTGTGAATCCAGGCGGGGCTTATCTGGGTGCTGATCTCTATTTGTTGGATGTGGAGGTCCAGGACGGGGCCTCTTTGGTGTTCACCACCCAGTCCGCTACCAAGGTTTATCGGACTCCTGGGTCTTTTGCTGAGCAACGGATGGTTGTTCGGCTGGGGGAGGGGGCGCGGCTGGAGCTCATGCCGGACCAGCTCATCGCCTACCGGGAGGCCAGCTACCGGCAACTGACCTCCGTGACGGTCCGGCCGTCGTCGAGCCTGGTGATGGCTGAAGTGGTGACTCCGGGGTGGTCTCCGGACGGGGCGGCCTTCCGGTACGAGGAAGTGCGGCTCCGGAACGCGATCCATGTTGAGGCGGACGAAGGCACCCGGGTCATGGCGCTCGACAACCTGCTGATCCGGCCGCCGTCGGGGGACGTCACAGGGCTGGGGTTCATGGAGGGGTTCAGCCACCTCGGGTCCCTGATTGTTGCCGACCCCCGTGTGGACCAGGCGCTCGCCGATGAGCTGCACCACTTGACGTCGAAAAACGATGCCTTGACCGGAATTTCACTGACCCGCACCGTCCAAGGAACCACCGGACTGGTCCTGCGCTCGCTTTCCAACAGCACCGGAGAACTGAACCTCCTGCTTGGCGCCTGCACAGCCCTCCTCCGCAAGCGGTGGTACGGGCAGGAGCCATTGAACCTGAGGAAGCACTGA
- a CDS encoding DapH/DapD/GlmU-related protein has product MNAKFVSVEDDAGKVTRYARHANGGGLIAPGATVADSARIGPMTYVEYGARIGSGCRVGHGSWIDRDATIGERAVIGDGVRIGRGTVIGSRVHIGSHSRIGSSVLIEHGVHLHTDTTVPDGGHVPMDPGVRVRDQAKNRPHRKSKGRMAA; this is encoded by the coding sequence ATGAACGCGAAGTTTGTATCAGTTGAAGACGACGCCGGGAAGGTCACCCGCTATGCCCGCCATGCCAACGGCGGCGGGCTTATCGCTCCGGGCGCCACAGTCGCCGACAGCGCACGCATCGGTCCGATGACGTATGTAGAGTACGGCGCCCGGATCGGCTCGGGGTGCCGGGTTGGGCACGGCAGCTGGATTGACCGCGATGCGACCATTGGCGAGCGCGCGGTGATCGGTGATGGCGTGCGGATCGGCCGTGGGACGGTGATCGGAAGCCGGGTGCATATCGGGAGCCACTCGCGGATTGGCTCCAGCGTCCTGATTGAACATGGCGTCCACCTGCACACGGATACTACAGTTCCCGACGGCGGTCACGTCCCAATGGATCCGGGCGTGCGAGTCCGGGACCAGGCGAAGAACCGGCCGCACCGGAAGAGCAAGGGCCGGATGGCGGCCTGA
- a CDS encoding GntR family transcriptional regulator, with amino-acid sequence MAGVTAPLLGLQKKSLREQALSALRTAITSGELEPGRHLVETELSDMLQISRGTLREALRQLEQEGLLSAGPRGRLSVRHLDEKEIRDIYAVRAALESLAARTLCELPDRQHVIGSLRSAIDGMKAAEKAGLQERVESDLEFHRTLCRLTENETLLHTWESLEGSIRMSIMFAGLEKGVKNMSVDRHHEIVAAIETGDASLARKTIRAHMDTAAANLVA; translated from the coding sequence ATGGCCGGAGTGACAGCACCGCTGCTGGGACTGCAGAAGAAAAGCCTGCGCGAGCAGGCGCTCTCGGCGCTGAGGACCGCCATCACCAGCGGTGAGCTGGAACCTGGCCGGCACCTGGTGGAGACCGAACTTTCGGACATGCTGCAGATCAGCCGCGGCACCCTCCGCGAGGCACTTCGGCAACTGGAGCAGGAAGGCCTGCTGTCAGCCGGGCCCCGTGGCAGGCTTTCGGTCCGCCACCTGGATGAAAAGGAAATCCGGGACATCTACGCTGTCCGCGCCGCGCTGGAATCCCTGGCCGCCCGGACGCTGTGCGAGCTGCCGGACCGGCAGCATGTCATTGGTTCCCTGCGCTCAGCCATCGATGGGATGAAGGCGGCGGAGAAGGCAGGCCTGCAGGAGCGCGTTGAATCGGACCTGGAGTTCCACCGCACCCTGTGCCGGCTCACGGAGAACGAGACCCTGCTGCACACATGGGAATCGCTGGAAGGCTCCATCCGGATGTCCATCATGTTCGCCGGGCTGGAGAAGGGCGTCAAAAACATGAGCGTGGACCGCCACCATGAAATCGTTGCGGCGATCGAAACCGGTGACGCATCCCTGGCCCGCAAGACCATTCGGGCACACATGGACACTGCCGCTGCCAACCTGGTGGCGTAG
- a CDS encoding transketolase family protein translates to MSTTTTAVSAPAAIATAAKPKLKTSAMIASFADPGQKTSSAPFGHALVKAAQENDKIVGLTADLGKYTDMHIFAKAFPERFFQMGMAEQLLFGAAAGLAETGLVPFASTYSVFAARRAYDFLCLDAAEPNLNVNIVGGLPGLTTGYGPSHQATEDMAIFRGMPNLTIVDPCDSVDIEQAVPQLAASEGPTYLRLLRGNVPTVLDEYGYTFELGKAKVLRGGNDVVFISSGLMTMRALQAAKALAAHNVDVAVVHTPTIKPFDAETVLAQINTDRLAVTLENHSVVGGLFETVASAVVTAGVGKRVVPVALPDQFLDAGALPTLHDRYGLAVDRIVAKVLAELG, encoded by the coding sequence ATGAGCACCACCACCACGGCCGTTTCGGCACCTGCAGCCATTGCAACAGCGGCCAAGCCTAAGCTGAAGACCTCGGCCATGATCGCCTCCTTTGCCGATCCCGGCCAGAAGACCAGCTCCGCGCCGTTCGGGCACGCGCTGGTGAAGGCCGCGCAGGAGAACGACAAGATCGTGGGCCTGACAGCGGACCTGGGCAAGTACACGGACATGCACATCTTCGCCAAGGCCTTCCCTGAGCGGTTCTTCCAGATGGGCATGGCCGAACAATTGCTCTTCGGCGCCGCCGCCGGCCTGGCTGAAACCGGGTTGGTGCCGTTCGCGTCCACCTACTCGGTGTTCGCCGCCCGGCGCGCCTACGATTTCCTCTGCCTGGACGCGGCCGAACCGAACCTGAACGTGAACATCGTGGGCGGACTGCCGGGCCTGACAACCGGATACGGTCCCAGCCACCAGGCCACGGAGGACATGGCGATCTTCCGCGGCATGCCCAACCTGACCATCGTTGACCCCTGCGACTCAGTGGACATCGAGCAGGCGGTCCCCCAGCTGGCAGCTTCGGAGGGACCAACTTACCTGCGCCTGCTCCGCGGCAATGTCCCCACCGTTCTGGACGAGTACGGCTACACGTTCGAACTGGGCAAGGCCAAGGTGCTGCGCGGCGGCAACGACGTTGTTTTCATCTCCTCGGGCCTGATGACCATGCGCGCCCTGCAGGCAGCCAAGGCCCTCGCGGCACACAACGTGGACGTCGCCGTCGTGCATACCCCCACCATTAAGCCGTTCGACGCCGAAACCGTCCTCGCCCAGATCAACACCGACCGGCTGGCCGTCACGCTGGAAAACCACTCCGTGGTGGGCGGCCTGTTCGAAACCGTGGCCTCGGCCGTCGTCACCGCCGGAGTGGGCAAGCGCGTGGTCCCGGTCGCCCTCCCGGACCAGTTCCTGGACGCCGGCGCACTGCCCACACTGCATGACCGCTACGGCCTGGCCGTGGACAGGATCGTCGCGAAGGTCCTCGCCGAACTCGGCTAG
- a CDS encoding transketolase: MPTDTVQTPAVESQMAQDRIGKTSAAAYRIRHHALNMGEVQGQGYVGQALGAADMLATVYGDQLRFKAEDPHWEARDRFLLSTGHYAIGHYAALAEAGIVPVEELATYGSDDSRLPMSGMSTYTPGMEISGGSLGHGLTIAVGMALGLRYQGSNARVFNFLSDGELDEGSTWEAAMGAHHHQLGNLTAMVDINALQADGKTDTVLRTEPVTEKWESFGWYTQRVDGNDVGALLAAFDNAAAQAAAVGRPSVILCDTKVGRGVPLLENREKAHFMRIEEHEWQTCREQLTAGYEGKASA; this comes from the coding sequence ATGCCAACGGATACCGTCCAGACCCCGGCTGTGGAAAGCCAGATGGCCCAGGACCGCATCGGGAAGACCAGCGCCGCCGCCTACCGGATCCGGCACCACGCCCTGAACATGGGCGAGGTCCAGGGCCAAGGCTATGTGGGCCAGGCCCTGGGCGCCGCGGACATGCTCGCCACCGTCTACGGTGACCAGCTCCGGTTCAAGGCAGAAGATCCGCATTGGGAAGCCAGGGACAGGTTCCTGCTCTCCACCGGCCACTACGCAATCGGCCACTACGCGGCGCTGGCCGAAGCCGGGATCGTCCCGGTCGAAGAGCTGGCAACTTACGGTTCGGACGATTCCCGCCTGCCGATGTCCGGGATGTCCACCTACACTCCCGGCATGGAAATCTCCGGCGGCTCCCTGGGACACGGCCTGACCATCGCCGTCGGCATGGCCCTGGGCCTGCGCTACCAGGGCTCCAACGCCCGGGTGTTCAACTTCCTCTCCGACGGCGAACTGGACGAGGGCTCCACCTGGGAAGCGGCCATGGGCGCCCACCACCACCAACTCGGGAACCTCACGGCGATGGTGGACATCAACGCCCTGCAGGCGGACGGCAAAACGGACACGGTGCTGCGCACCGAACCCGTCACCGAAAAGTGGGAATCGTTCGGCTGGTACACCCAGCGCGTGGACGGGAACGACGTCGGCGCGCTGCTGGCAGCGTTCGACAACGCCGCAGCCCAGGCCGCCGCCGTCGGACGTCCCTCGGTGATCCTGTGTGACACGAAGGTGGGCCGCGGCGTACCCCTGCTGGAGAACCGCGAGAAGGCGCACTTCATGCGCATCGAAGAACACGAATGGCAGACCTGCCGCGAGCAGCTCACGGCCGGATACGAAGGAAAGGCTTCAGCATGA
- a CDS encoding MFS transporter → MSKDALTMRGPVHGTKDARRVAIGSGVGAVIETYDFIGFGTAAALYFGTAFFPTGDPVTGTLAAFATLGVGFAARPLGGIIGGHLGDKVGRKPVLVASLILMGVATFLIGLLPTYSQVGLLAPALLVFVRIVQGLAFGAEWGGAILMSYEHAPWKSKGKFTGIVQAGFPVGLLLANLVFLVSVNLGGELAWRVPFLASIVLVVVGLIIRAKVPESPVFDEVKDSGDIVKSPIIEVIKTDWRNIVRGIGLRVAETAGYAVSITYMISYLHTEKLADKSETLIALCIASAIGIFATMAWARLTDRIGRRPLYIWSCAFAVLFAVPMFLLVNTGLFIFIIATVAISYAVCQNSLAGAQGSWFPELFQAKTRASGASLAYQISAMVSGFTPFVTTLLFVSFGWMGPALLFGLYAAIGLWSAVATRETWGKRERQLADEATKSTPNTVSV, encoded by the coding sequence ATGAGCAAAGATGCTCTGACTATGCGCGGGCCGGTCCACGGCACCAAGGACGCCAGGCGCGTCGCCATCGGCTCCGGTGTGGGCGCAGTGATCGAGACGTACGACTTCATCGGTTTCGGCACCGCTGCTGCGCTGTATTTTGGAACCGCCTTCTTCCCCACGGGCGATCCCGTCACCGGCACCCTGGCTGCCTTCGCCACCCTGGGTGTGGGCTTCGCCGCCCGCCCGCTGGGCGGCATCATCGGCGGACACCTCGGTGACAAGGTAGGCCGCAAGCCTGTGCTGGTCGCCTCGCTGATCCTGATGGGCGTGGCTACGTTCCTGATCGGCCTGCTCCCCACCTACAGCCAGGTGGGCCTGCTGGCTCCGGCGCTGCTGGTGTTCGTCCGCATTGTCCAGGGCCTGGCCTTTGGTGCCGAATGGGGCGGCGCCATCCTGATGAGCTACGAGCACGCGCCGTGGAAGTCCAAGGGCAAGTTCACCGGCATCGTCCAGGCCGGCTTCCCGGTAGGCCTCCTGCTGGCCAACCTGGTCTTCCTGGTCAGCGTCAACCTCGGCGGCGAGCTCGCCTGGCGCGTTCCGTTCCTGGCCAGCATCGTGCTGGTGGTGGTGGGCCTGATCATCCGTGCAAAGGTTCCGGAAAGCCCCGTCTTCGACGAGGTCAAGGACAGCGGCGACATCGTGAAGTCTCCCATCATTGAGGTCATCAAGACGGACTGGCGCAACATCGTCCGCGGCATCGGCCTGCGCGTCGCCGAAACAGCCGGCTACGCCGTGTCCATCACGTACATGATTTCGTACCTGCACACCGAAAAGCTGGCGGACAAGAGCGAGACCCTCATCGCCCTCTGCATCGCCTCAGCCATCGGCATCTTCGCCACCATGGCCTGGGCCCGCCTGACTGACAGGATCGGCCGCCGGCCGCTGTACATCTGGTCCTGCGCCTTCGCCGTACTCTTCGCGGTTCCCATGTTCCTGCTGGTGAACACCGGGCTGTTCATCTTCATCATCGCCACGGTCGCCATCTCCTACGCCGTCTGCCAGAACTCGCTCGCCGGCGCCCAGGGCTCCTGGTTCCCCGAGCTGTTCCAGGCGAAAACCCGCGCCTCAGGTGCTTCCCTGGCGTACCAGATCTCCGCCATGGTGTCCGGCTTCACCCCGTTCGTCACCACCCTGCTGTTCGTCAGCTTCGGCTGGATGGGCCCGGCACTGCTGTTCGGCCTGTACGCCGCCATCGGGCTGTGGTCTGCTGTAGCCACCCGCGAAACCTGGGGAAAGCGGGAACGCCAGCTGGCTGACGAAGCCACCAAAAGCACCCCCAACACGGTAAGCGTCTAA
- a CDS encoding sugar phosphate isomerase/epimerase family protein, with the protein MFHSRLGCSSISFRHQELIAALGTMSELGFEEIDLGALPGVCDHVPYNLDPVAVATVSTQVAASGLRVRSVNGDIGDLNAVLDGDGRAARQRHLDALLTLTADTGARALVLPCGALDHAPVRSVGEDLDTIAGQLIQAHERAAGFGVELWTESLHFLRFCWNLERAGLLADRLAGSGVGIVMDFSHIVAAGEDPLQYLKRHRGRISHVHLRDAVPGNINLSIGNGNTDFAGGLKRLAADGYAGHFSLELETRDVTHDERPAAAAKAASFITDLI; encoded by the coding sequence ATGTTCCATTCCAGACTCGGGTGCTCATCCATCAGCTTCCGCCACCAGGAGCTCATCGCTGCCCTGGGAACCATGAGCGAACTGGGGTTCGAGGAGATTGACCTGGGTGCCCTTCCGGGCGTCTGCGACCACGTCCCCTACAACCTCGACCCGGTGGCCGTCGCCACTGTTTCCACGCAGGTTGCTGCATCCGGGCTCCGGGTGCGCTCCGTGAACGGCGACATCGGGGACCTTAATGCAGTGCTCGACGGCGACGGCCGGGCAGCGAGGCAGCGGCACCTGGACGCCTTGCTCACCCTGACGGCTGACACCGGAGCCAGGGCGCTGGTGCTGCCCTGCGGCGCACTGGACCATGCCCCCGTCCGGAGCGTGGGGGAGGACCTGGACACCATCGCCGGGCAACTCATCCAGGCACACGAACGGGCTGCGGGGTTCGGCGTCGAACTGTGGACCGAGTCGCTGCACTTCCTGCGGTTCTGCTGGAACCTGGAACGCGCGGGACTGCTGGCTGACCGGCTGGCGGGATCCGGCGTCGGAATTGTTATGGATTTCAGCCACATCGTGGCGGCCGGCGAGGACCCGCTGCAGTACCTCAAGCGGCACCGCGGGCGCATCTCCCACGTCCACCTGCGGGACGCCGTGCCGGGGAACATTAACCTCAGCATCGGCAACGGCAACACTGACTTTGCCGGCGGGCTGAAGCGGCTCGCGGCAGACGGCTACGCCGGGCACTTCTCGCTGGAGCTGGAAACCCGGGACGTCACCCACGACGAACGGCCGGCTGCCGCAGCCAAAGCGGCAAGCTTCATTACCGACCTCATCTGA